The following are encoded in a window of Sulfurimonas sp. C5 genomic DNA:
- the gatC gene encoding Asp-tRNA(Asn)/Glu-tRNA(Gln) amidotransferase subunit GatC: MQVDDKLLSRLEKLSYLKVADEKRAEIVEQLSEIVNFVDNLGELDTAGVDSAFAMNENSTPLREDVPSCETAINDDILRHAPNASEHFFIVPKIIE, encoded by the coding sequence ATGCAGGTTGATGATAAATTATTAAGCAGATTAGAAAAATTATCTTATTTAAAAGTTGCAGATGAAAAACGTGCAGAGATTGTTGAACAATTATCTGAAATCGTAAATTTTGTTGACAACTTAGGAGAACTTGACACAGCAGGTGTAGACTCAGCATTTGCAATGAATGAAAATTCAACACCGCTAAGAGAAGATGTACCATCATGTGAAACAGCAATTAATGATGATATTTTACGTCATGCTCCTAATGCATCAGAACACTTCTTCATAGTACCAAAAATTATCGAGTAA
- a CDS encoding Spx/MgsR family RNA polymerase-binding regulatory protein: MIKVYGIKNCDSVKKALSFFKKHDLAYELFDFKVESLPCEKIDRWIEHVSIKDLFNSRSTTYRNLKLKELNLDENGQKEWLCKENLLIKRPVIEFNDQVLVGFNEENYQRSFL, from the coding sequence ATGATTAAAGTCTATGGTATTAAAAACTGTGATAGTGTCAAAAAAGCTTTATCATTTTTCAAAAAACATGATTTAGCCTATGAACTTTTTGACTTTAAAGTGGAATCTTTACCATGTGAGAAAATAGACCGTTGGATAGAACATGTCTCAATTAAAGATCTATTTAACTCAAGAAGTACGACTTATAGAAACTTAAAGTTAAAAGAGTTAAACTTAGATGAAAATGGTCAAAAAGAGTGGTTGTGTAAAGAAAACCTACTTATAAAAAGACCAGTCATTGAATTTAATGATCAAGTTTTGGTCGGTTTTAATGAGGAAAATTATCAAAGGAGTTTTCTATGA
- a CDS encoding type IV pilus twitching motility protein PilT, giving the protein MSEESTSKGQKLDIKKLLKSVMAFKSSDLHLVVGSEPQIRIDKELRALNLPVLSHEDVEEMAYSLIEDKQKKDFEEHNELDFSFELKDIGRFRANYYRTIYGIGCAFRMIPIEIPSLEEYGNPPIFKELVKKEKGLILVTGPTGSGKSTTLASMLHEINLTERRHIITIEDPVEFVHTNIKSLFSQRDVGSNTKSFATALKYALRQDPDVILIGEMRDAETIGAALTAAETGHLVFGTLHTNSAPSTINRIIDVFAGEEQAQVRAQLASSLVAVISQTLIPRVGGGKVATQEVMISNPAISNLIREDKVHQIYSQMQLNQGETAMTTQTQQLLHLLQKKTISKENALKNSNRPEELMKVIANL; this is encoded by the coding sequence ATGAGTGAAGAAAGTACATCAAAAGGTCAAAAGCTAGATATTAAAAAGCTTTTAAAAAGTGTTATGGCCTTTAAGTCATCTGACTTACACCTTGTTGTAGGAAGTGAACCGCAAATCAGGATTGACAAAGAGCTAAGAGCGCTTAACCTTCCTGTACTATCACATGAAGATGTTGAAGAGATGGCATATTCTCTTATAGAAGACAAACAAAAGAAAGACTTTGAAGAACATAATGAACTCGACTTCTCTTTTGAATTAAAAGACATCGGTCGTTTTCGTGCCAATTACTATCGTACAATTTATGGTATTGGTTGTGCCTTTCGTATGATTCCTATCGAAATTCCTTCACTTGAAGAGTATGGAAATCCTCCTATTTTTAAAGAGCTTGTAAAAAAAGAAAAAGGTCTTATTCTTGTCACTGGTCCTACAGGTTCGGGTAAATCAACAACACTTGCATCAATGCTTCACGAAATCAACTTGACTGAACGCCGTCACATCATTACGATCGAAGATCCTGTTGAGTTCGTGCATACAAACATCAAATCTCTTTTCTCACAAAGGGATGTTGGAAGTAATACTAAATCATTTGCTACTGCACTAAAATATGCACTTCGTCAAGACCCTGACGTTATCCTTATCGGGGAGATGAGGGATGCTGAAACTATCGGTGCGGCATTAACGGCTGCAGAAACAGGTCACTTGGTTTTCGGAACACTCCATACCAATTCTGCTCCAAGTACAATCAACCGTATTATCGATGTATTTGCCGGAGAAGAACAAGCACAAGTAAGAGCACAGCTTGCTTCATCACTTGTTGCCGTTATCTCACAAACACTAATCCCTAGAGTCGGTGGCGGTAAAGTAGCTACACAAGAGGTTATGATATCAAACCCTGCGATCTCTAACCTAATCCGTGAAGACAAAGTACACCAAATTTATTCACAAATGCAATTGAACCAAGGTGAAACAGCTATGACTACACAAACTCAACAGCTTCTTCACCTTTTACAGAAAAAAACTATTTCAAAAGAGAATGCTCTGAAAAACTCTAACAGACCGGAAGAGTTAATGAAAGTTATCGCAA